A region from the Myxococcaceae bacterium JPH2 genome encodes:
- a CDS encoding transposase — protein sequence AHIAPGKPWQNGTDESFNGRLRDECLSMEWFRSRAEAKAVIEAWRQHYNQVRPHSSLGYLTPLEFRRKCEAVVPNPSQTEPLS from the coding sequence GCGCACATCGCACCCGGCAAGCCCTGGCAGAACGGCACCGATGAGAGTTTCAACGGACGCCTTCGCGACGAGTGCCTCAGTATGGAATGGTTTCGCTCCAGGGCGGAGGCCAAGGCTGTCATCGAAGCCTGGCGGCAGCACTACAACCAGGTCCGGCCACACTCCAGCCTCGGCTACCTCACGCCTCTGGAATTTCGACGGAAGTGCGAAGCAGTGGTACCCAACCCATCCCAG